The sequence below is a genomic window from Rhodothermales bacterium.
CCCGCCTTCGCGGGGATGACTATGCCCTGTATGCGTTGGGCGCGCCCACGGGATGGCTCCGGCACTTGTACACTCGATTGCTGAGGCGAGCATGACCTACGGTGGTTGCACCGGCAACGTCGAACGTTACGCGCGCCTCATCCCGCCTACCACAATTCTCACCCCGGCGCGTATCTTGCGCCATCCTATCACCCCATCCACCCGATTCCCACGCCAGTGAACCGCATACTGCTCGTCGCCCTTGTTGTCCTGGTTGGTTGCGACCGCCCGACCGAAACGCCGGCCCCTGAACCCGCCGCCGCCATTCACGCCTTGCTGGTGGGTGGAGGCTCGTCACACGACTTCAACCGCTGGTTCGACCAGGAGGATACGGCCGTGTTGCGCAAGGCCGGCGTCGATGTCATCTACACCGATCGACCGGCCGACATCGGCGCGGCGCTCGACACCCTCGACGTCCTCATCCTCGCCAACAACCAGCCCATCGAAGACGCATCGCTCCGCGCCGCGATCGAAGCGTTCGCCACCGCCGGCAAAGGCCTCGTGCTGTACCACCCGGCCGTGTGGTACAACTGGAAAGACTGGCCGGCCTACAACCGCGACCTCGTCGGCGGCGGTTCCGAGAGCCACGGTCCCTATGGACCCTTTACGGTCACCCTCCTGGATTCCACCCATGCCATCACCCTCGGCGTCGAGCCTTCGTTTACACTGGATGACGAGCTCTACCGCTTCGCCATCGACCCCGCCGGCCCCGGCATCGACGTGCTCGCCACCGGCCACGAAGCCGACTCCGGCACCGACTTCCCGGTGGTGTGGACCGTCCGCCACCCGTCCGCCCGCATCGCCGGCCTCACCCTCGGCCACGACGCCGCCGCACACGAACTCCCCGCCTTCCGGCAGATCCTGGTCAATAGCGTCCGTTGGGCCGCCGGGAATGTAGAATGAGCGGGCTGCCCCGGGCTGCTTTCCCGCGGGTAGGTGAAGCGAGTCGACCGTATCGTATATTGACGCCGCTCCTGGCGTCATATACGACCGTCATTTGCCGTTTCACCCTTATTCAATGCCGCGCACCCGTTTCATCTTCCTTTTAATTCCCTTTCTTCTGGCCGCGTACGCGAACGCCCAGGACGCCCCCTTTCGCATCAGCGCGGCGCCGGCGTGGGTCGAAATGGCTCCATTGCCCGCCCCCGACCCCGTGCCGACCGACGAGATCAGCGATGGACTTTATTACCTTCGCATCGACGAACAGCACCGCGTCGAGGGGCGATCGGTGGACTTCTTCAGCCGCACCGCCTATGCCGTCGTCAATACGCAGGGCATCCAGAACGGCTCGCAGCTGGCCATCGACTTCGACCCCACGTACCAGGCCCTCACGCTCCACTTCGTCCGCATCCACCGAAACGGCGTGATCCTCGACCGGCTCGACCCGGCCGACGTGCGCATCCTCCAGCGCGAAACCGAGCTCGAATACCAGATCTACGACGGCACGCTCACGGCGTCGATCATCCTGGAAGATATCCAGACCAACGACCTCATCGAATACGCCTTCACGCTCGCCGGCGACAACCCGATCTTCGAGGGCACCTACGCCAGCGGTTTCAACGCCCGCCTCGACATCCCCGTCAAAGAGCTCACGTATCGCCTGATCTGGCCGGCCGATCGGACTCTGAATATCCGCAGTTACGGCGTCGAGGTAGAGCCCGAGATCAGCCTCCTGGACGGTGCCCGCGAGTATCGGTGGCGCTTCACGGATGTGCCTGCGCTCGTACCCGATGACCAGCTGCCGTACTGGTACAATCCCTTTCCATGGGTCCAGGTCAGCGAGTGGGAAAGCTGGCAGGCCGTAGCGGCATGGGGGCGTTTGTTGTTCGACCGGGTGGATCACCCGTCGGATCAATTGAAGCAGGAGGTGGATCGTATTCGCGCCGGCCATGCCACGCCGAAGGAGCGCCTGGCCGCGGCGTTGCGGTTCACGCAGGATGAAATCCGGTACATGGGGATCGAGATCGGCGTGAACTCGCACGAACCCCGCTCGCCGGCCGAGGTCCTCCAGAAACGCTTTGGCGACTGCAAGGACAAGTCGCTCCTCCTCGTCGCTATGCTCCGCGAACTCGGCATAGAGGCGCACCCCGTACTGGTCAACACCATCGACGCACGGGAAATGGACCGTTGGTTGCCGGCTGCCGGCCTGTTCGACCACGCCATCGTCCGTGCCACCCTCGACGATACGGTCTACTGGTTCGATCCCACCAGCTCGCTCCAGCGCGGCACGGCCGACGCGATCCACCAACCGGATTACGATCAGGCGCTCGTCCTCGAGCCCGGGGCCAACGCTCTCACCTGGATGTACCCGCCTGTGGTGGGACTTCCCCTCAGCGAGATCGAGGAAGAGATCGACCTCCGCAACGGCCTCGATGCCCCCGCCGCGTACACGATCACCTCGACCTACCGGAGCGAAAACGCCGATTACATGCGCGGTGTCTTCGCCGGCTCGAGCCGGCAGGAGCTGGAGAAGAACTACCTCAATTATTATGCGGAGATGTATCCGCATATCTCGTCCGCCGGCGTCCTGGAGATCGAAGACGACGAGGCCACGAATGTGCTGCGGGTGAAGGAGTATTATCGGATCGATTCGTTGTGGACGAGGGAGGGCCGGCGCTCGTCCGCCTATTTCTACCCGTTGGAATTCAGCGCCCTGCTCGAAAAACCATCCACCCGGATCCGCACCATGCCGATCGGCATCGCTCATCCTGTCCACCTGAACCAGACGACCCGTATCCACCTGCCCGAACCCTGGCCCGTGGAGTCGACCGTCACTTCGGTGGAAGACCCGGCGTTTAGCTACCAGGGTGTCGTCAGCTCCGGCCATCAGATCGTGACCATCGCGAACAGCTACCGGACCAACACTGACTTTATCTCGGTCGAGGCCATCCCCGCCTATATCGACAACGTCGAACGCGTGGAAAACCAACTGGGGTACGAACTGTACCGCGAGGCATCGATACTCGAAACGGATTTCCCGTGGCCGATTTCACTCGTCGGCCTCGCGGCGCTACTCGGCCTCGTTTTATTTTTCATGCGCCGAAAAAAAACGCCCGCGCCCAACAGCGCCCCTCCCTCCGGCTTATGATCACCCTGGAAGTCTGTATCGATTCCGTTGAAAGCGCCCTGGCCGCCACCGAAGCCGGCGCCGACCGCCTTGAGCTCAACGCCGCGCTCGAACTCGGCGGCCTGACGCCGTCGCCTGGCCTCGTCGCCGAGGTCCTGGCCGTCACCACGCTGCCCGTCATCGCGATGTTGCGCCCCCGTGCCGGCGATTTTGTCTATTCGGATGACGAATTCCGCGTCATCCGCCGCGACGCCGAGGCCTTACTCACAGCCGGCGTGGCCGGGCTGGCGTTCGGGTTTCTGGACGAGTTCGGCAACATCGATCGACACCGCACTTATGCCATAACGGCTGT
It includes:
- a CDS encoding ThuA domain-containing protein, with translation MNRILLVALVVLVGCDRPTETPAPEPAAAIHALLVGGGSSHDFNRWFDQEDTAVLRKAGVDVIYTDRPADIGAALDTLDVLILANNQPIEDASLRAAIEAFATAGKGLVLYHPAVWYNWKDWPAYNRDLVGGGSESHGPYGPFTVTLLDSTHAITLGVEPSFTLDDELYRFAIDPAGPGIDVLATGHEADSGTDFPVVWTVRHPSARIAGLTLGHDAAAHELPAFRQILVNSVRWAAGNVE
- a CDS encoding DUF3857 domain-containing transglutaminase family protein; this encodes MPRTRFIFLLIPFLLAAYANAQDAPFRISAAPAWVEMAPLPAPDPVPTDEISDGLYYLRIDEQHRVEGRSVDFFSRTAYAVVNTQGIQNGSQLAIDFDPTYQALTLHFVRIHRNGVILDRLDPADVRILQRETELEYQIYDGTLTASIILEDIQTNDLIEYAFTLAGDNPIFEGTYASGFNARLDIPVKELTYRLIWPADRTLNIRSYGVEVEPEISLLDGAREYRWRFTDVPALVPDDQLPYWYNPFPWVQVSEWESWQAVAAWGRLLFDRVDHPSDQLKQEVDRIRAGHATPKERLAAALRFTQDEIRYMGIEIGVNSHEPRSPAEVLQKRFGDCKDKSLLLVAMLRELGIEAHPVLVNTIDAREMDRWLPAAGLFDHAIVRATLDDTVYWFDPTSSLQRGTADAIHQPDYDQALVLEPGANALTWMYPPVVGLPLSEIEEEIDLRNGLDAPAAYTITSTYRSENADYMRGVFAGSSRQELEKNYLNYYAEMYPHISSAGVLEIEDDEATNVLRVKEYYRIDSLWTREGRRSSAYFYPLEFSALLEKPSTRIRTMPIGIAHPVHLNQTTRIHLPEPWPVESTVTSVEDPAFSYQGVVSSGHQIVTIANSYRTNTDFISVEAIPAYIDNVERVENQLGYELYREASILETDFPWPISLVGLAALLGLVLFFMRRKKTPAPNSAPPSGL